The Pan troglodytes isolate AG18354 chromosome 1, NHGRI_mPanTro3-v2.0_pri, whole genome shotgun sequence genome includes a region encoding these proteins:
- the ARTN gene encoding artemin isoform X1, producing the protein MELGLGGLSTLSHCPWPRRQAPLGLSAQPALWPTLAALALLSSVAEASLGSAPRSPAPREGPAPVLASPAGHLPGGRTARWCSGRARRPPPQPSRPAPPPPAPPSALPRGGRAARAGGPGSRARAAGARGCRLRSQLVPVRALGLGHRSDELVRFRFCSGSCRRARSPHDLSLASLLGAGALRPPPGSRPVSQPCCRPTRYEAVSFMDVNSTWRTVDRLSATACGCLG; encoded by the exons ATGGAACTTGGACTTGGAGGCCTCTCCACGCTGtcccactgcccctggcctaggCGGCAG GCTCCACTTGGTCTCTCCGCGCAGCCTGCCCTGTGGCCCACCCTGGCCGCTCTGGCTCTGCTGAGCAGCGTCGCAGAGGCCTCCCTGGGCTCCGCGCCCCGCAGCCCTGCCCCCCGCGAAGGCCCCGCGCCTGTCCTGGCGTCCCCCGCCGGCCACCTGCCGG GGGGACGCACAGCCCGCTGGTGCAGTGGAAGAGCCCGGCGGCCGCCGCCGCAGCCTTCTCGGCCCGCGCCCCCGCCGCCTGCACCCCCATCTGCTCTTCCCCGCGGGGGCCGCGCGGCGCGGGCTGGGGGCCCGGGCAGCCGCGCTCGGGCAGCGGGGGCGCGGGGCTGCCGCCTGCGCTCGCAGCTGGTGCCGGTGCGCGCGCTCGGCCTGGGCCACCGCTCCGACGAGCTGGTGCGTTTCCGCTTCTGCAGCGGCTCCTGCCGCCGCGCGCGCTCTCCACACGACCTCAGCCTGGCCAGCCTACTGGGCGCCGGGGCCCTGCGACCGCCCCCGGGCTCCCGGCCCGTCAGCCAGCCCTGCTGCCGACCCACGCGCTACGAAGCGGTCTCCTTCATGGACGTCAACAGCACCTGGAGAACCGTGGACCGCCTCTCCGCCACCGCCTGCGGCTGCCTGGGCTGA
- the ARTN gene encoding artemin isoform X2, whose protein sequence is MELGLGGLSTLSHCPWPRRQPALWPTLAALALLSSVAEASLGSAPRSPAPREGPAPVLASPAGHLPGGRTARWCSGRARRPPPQPSRPAPPPPAPPSALPRGGRAARAGGPGSRARAAGARGCRLRSQLVPVRALGLGHRSDELVRFRFCSGSCRRARSPHDLSLASLLGAGALRPPPGSRPVSQPCCRPTRYEAVSFMDVNSTWRTVDRLSATACGCLG, encoded by the exons ATGGAACTTGGACTTGGAGGCCTCTCCACGCTGtcccactgcccctggcctaggCGGCAG CCTGCCCTGTGGCCCACCCTGGCCGCTCTGGCTCTGCTGAGCAGCGTCGCAGAGGCCTCCCTGGGCTCCGCGCCCCGCAGCCCTGCCCCCCGCGAAGGCCCCGCGCCTGTCCTGGCGTCCCCCGCCGGCCACCTGCCGG GGGGACGCACAGCCCGCTGGTGCAGTGGAAGAGCCCGGCGGCCGCCGCCGCAGCCTTCTCGGCCCGCGCCCCCGCCGCCTGCACCCCCATCTGCTCTTCCCCGCGGGGGCCGCGCGGCGCGGGCTGGGGGCCCGGGCAGCCGCGCTCGGGCAGCGGGGGCGCGGGGCTGCCGCCTGCGCTCGCAGCTGGTGCCGGTGCGCGCGCTCGGCCTGGGCCACCGCTCCGACGAGCTGGTGCGTTTCCGCTTCTGCAGCGGCTCCTGCCGCCGCGCGCGCTCTCCACACGACCTCAGCCTGGCCAGCCTACTGGGCGCCGGGGCCCTGCGACCGCCCCCGGGCTCCCGGCCCGTCAGCCAGCCCTGCTGCCGACCCACGCGCTACGAAGCGGTCTCCTTCATGGACGTCAACAGCACCTGGAGAACCGTGGACCGCCTCTCCGCCACCGCCTGCGGCTGCCTGGGCTGA